A stretch of DNA from Azospirillaceae bacterium:
CAAGCGGAACGCCGCGGCAACCGGGTCTTCTACCTGATCACCGACGAGCATATCCGGCGCACGCTTTCCGACATGGCCGACCATGTGGCGGAAAGCGGGGACGAGGTGGAGTGAACGACCCGGACGGCGCGAACGGTCGCGCATCCGTGGCCATGGTCGATCCAGCACTTATCCACGGTGCCGACGGCATCCCCAGCCCCGTTTGCCCCTGCCCCGTTTGCGGCGGCCGGCTCGAATCCTGGGCCCCGGGCTGGTCCCGTTGCCGAAACTGCGGCTTGCGCGCAGCCGATGATCCGGGGGACGGAGCTGCACGGACAACCTCCGCCTTGTCCGATCCCGCTTTCGCACGGGATCCCGCCGCCTGGGCGGCCGCCCTGGCGGCGGCGACGCCACCGGGCGGAATGGCAGTCGTGGAAACCGCCGATGCCGGGCACTGGCGCCGCCCGGCATTGCCGCCACCGGGCGCCCACTTCGCCTTCACCGCCAAGAGCCTGACCTGGCTGATGGAGCGGCACGGAATGCGGGTGGCCAGCCGCCGCCTGCGCTGGCGACCGGTTCTGCGCGTCGTCCTCCGCCGGTCGATCTGAGCGTGAGCGCCCGTTCCAGGAAAGGTTCGCGATGACAAACTCCCCGACACCGGTCGCGACTGGCTGCGTGTGCGCCATCGCCCCGGGCTGCGTCATGCCCTCCCTCCCGCGCGTGGATTGGGCGCATCGATGACGGATGCCAACCAGGACGCACCGGAGCCTCTTGGAGCCACCGGCTATCTCGCCCCCGAAGGGTTCGTCGACGAGTTGGTCGCGGAACTCGGCGAGGTGTCGTCGGTGCACGGCCGGCTGGTGTTCGCGCCGGGCCCGCCGCGACCGGCGGCGTGGTGCCACAACATCTGGATCGACCCGGTGCGGATTCCCATTGCCTCGATCAAGGACGGCGCGCGGCGGCTGAAGGCGATCCAGCGGAACTGGTGGCCCTACGCGGCGGGGCATTTCCGGCGGACGGAGCTGATCCAGGCCCAGTTGCCCCATGTTTCCGCCAAGCCGATTGTCTTCCCGCAGCCGCTGCCCACGGCCCCGCTCGGGTCCTGGACCCTGCTGGATCCCGACACGATGGTCGCTTCGGCGTGCTGCACCAGCCCCTGGCCCAATGGGGAACCCCAGTTCGTCGAGGACAGGCAGGCCCCCCCGAACCGGGCCTACCTGAAGCTCTGGGAAGCCTTCTCGGTCACCGGCCGTTGGCCCCGGCCGGGAGAACGGTGCCTGGACATGGGCGCATCACCCGGCGGCTGGACATGGGTCCTGGCGTCGTTGGGGGCCGATGTCACGGCCGTGGACAAGGCCCCCCTCGATCCGCGCATCGCGGCCATGCCCAACGTCCGCGTCCGTCAGGAAAGCGCGTTCGGTCTGGACCCGCACGACGTGGGTTTGGTGGATTGGCTCTGCTGGGATGTCATCTGCTACCCGCAGCGGCTCCGGCAGTTGCTGGACCGCTGGTTGGCCGCGGACACCGTCCGGAATCTCATCTGCACCATCAAATTCCAGGGGCCGACCGACCCGGCGGTTGTGCGGGACTTCCAGCAGATACCCGGCTCGACCGTCCGGCACCTGTCCCAGAACAAGCATGAACTGACCTGGATGCGGCTCACGGAATAGGTCACCCCGCCGCCCCTGCTTCCGCCGGACCGGCCAGCGCACCGCCGCGGGCACGGTGGGCCCGTTTCATGGCAAGGTCGATGGCCGGGCGCATGGCAAGCGCGGCGTCCCGCCCAAGGCGGATCAACTCCTCGGACTGATCGAAATCGAGCATGCCGACGTGCCCGATGGGCGGCGCGATCACCACGTCCGCCGGCTCGCCGGCAAGGCGCGAGCGGGTGATCCGGTCCTGCATGATGTCGACGGCGCCGGCCAGTGCCTCGACCACATTCGGCACGGGGCTTTTCGGCTTGACGAACTGCTGGGCCAAGGCCCTGGTGGTCTCGCCGAGCCTCAGTCCGAATTGGGCCAACGGATTCTCGGGCACCTGGATGCGGCGGGGTTGGGCATGGCGGGTCAGCCGTGGCAGGCCCGGCATGTCTCCGTTGAGGTTCACCGCGATCACGAGATCGGCCCCCATGGCGCGCGCCAGGGACACCGGAACGGGGTTGACAAGCGCCCCGTCCACCAGCCAGCGGCCCTCGTGCAGCACCGACGGGATCAATCCGGGAATTGCGACGGAGGCATGAATGCCATGGAGCATCGGCCCTTCCCGGATCCAGACCTCGCGGCCCGTCGCAAGCTCCGTCGCCACGACGCCGAAGGGCTTTCGCAGCTGCTCCATGGGGACGTCGGTCACCTCGTTCCGGAATCGCTCGAAGGCCTTTTCGACAGTCACCAGCCCCCCCTTGGAGAAGGTGACGTCCAGCAATGACAGGACACCGAACAAGCCGATGGATTTCGCCCAGGCTTGCAAGGGGTCCAACTGCCCGGTTAACCAGGCGCCGCCCACCAGGGCACCGACGGATGTGCCGCAGACGATGTCCGGTTCGATACCGGCCTCCTGCAAGACCTGAAGAACCCCGACATGCGCCCAGCCGCGTGCGGCGCCGCTTCCTAGAACCAACCCGATCTTCATGCCGCCACCCCTTCGTGGAGGCATCCGTTATGGCGTGAACGCCCCCGCCGGGGAAAGGGGCGTGCCCATACGTCACGCCGGTTGGGCAAGGAAGCAGGGTCCCAGGTCGAAGCCACCTCACCCGGAAGGCCCGAAATGCGCAGTCCGGGCCGACAACGGAACAAAACAGGCATGCACAGCCTGCCGCAGCATGCGGACCCGAGGAACATAAGAAGAATATCCAGTGAACCGAAGCGGCCCGACTCGGGGCCAGGAATTCACCCGACAGCGGCTTGCCGGATCGCGGACGAGCCCCCACCTCGAAGATCAGGGGGAAGATCATGGGACGGACGGCATCACGGCTGATCGCGGCGTGCACCGTACTGGCCAGCCTTGTTTGGACGCCCCCTCCGGCGACCGCTCAAGCACAGCCGGGCGGACAGGCTCCGTCCATCGGCGGACCGCCGCCTGTGGTTCGACCGCCACGCCACCCGATCCCCCCCTCGCGGTTGCCGCCCACCACTCCCCTGCCCGACCGACCGCCGGCGCTGGAACGCCAGAAGACACTGAACGATCGGCAGGATCTGCAAGGCGCCATACGCCAGTACGAGCAGTTGGAGCGCATGGGGGACGCGTCGGTCGAGGACCGTCGCAGGAGGCGCGAGATGCAAGGGGATCTCGACCGCGTGGACCGTGCATTGGGCCGTTGACCTCCGGTCACCGGCCGGGCTGCGGCGGGTTGGAACCATCCCCGGCCACGCCCGTTCCCGCGGCATGGACATACTGCGCATCCTGTTGGCGATCCTGCTGCCACCCGTTGGCGTGTTCCTTCAGGTCGGGCTCGGCCTGCATTTCTGGATCAATATTCTGCTGACACTGCTCGGCTACATTCCCGGCATCATTCACGCGCTCTGGGTCATCGTGCGGAAATGACCGCATGATGCGTGACCAGACCCCCGAGGCGGCCCGCCTGATGCGTCTGGTCCGTTTGGCGGACCTGATGGACAGCCGCTGGCGCATCCCCCTGACACGGATGCGCATAGGGCTGGACAGCGTGATCGGGTGGGTTCCCGTCGTCGGCGACATGACCGGCGCCGCAGTGGGCGCCTGGATCCTCCTGGAGGCGGCCCGCATGGGCGCGCCGCCCCTGTTGCTCGCCCGCATGGCGGCCAACCTGGGCATCGATTGGGCGGTGGGCACCGTCCCGGTCCTGGGCGACCTGTTCGACATGGTTTTCAAATCGAACCGTCGCAACCTGCGCCTGCTGAGCGAACACTTCCTGAATGCCAAACGCTGACGCCGGCCTCTGACCAGGCAGATTCACCCGACCAACTCGGCAAACGCTGCCGCTCCGGCGGGGCCGCCGGCCTTAAGTTCTTGATTCAAAGACGCCGCCCCTTGGCACACGAATTGCTTGACCGAACGCCGGATAGGTCGGGCCACACCCGGCCGCTTGTCAGCTCGCTCCGTCGTGCCGCCCGTAGGGAGTACGGTCATGGTTATCAACTCGATCAACACCAACTCCGGCGCGATGATCGCGCTGCAAACGCTCAACCGCACCAATGCCGAGCTGCTCGCGGCGCAGAAGCGGGTGAGCACGGGTTACAGGGTGAACGACGCGGTGGACGACGGCTCGGCTTTCGCCGTGGCCCAAGGCCTGCGGTCCAACATCGCCTCGTTGGGGGCGGTCAACCAGCAGCTGAACGTGGCCAAAGGCGTCGTTAGCATCGCATTGGACGCCGCCACCAAAATCTCCGACACCTTGATCAAGGTCCGCGAGACCCTGACCAAGCTGGCAGACGGCAACCTGTCCAGTACACAACGTTCACAATACAACGCAGACGCCCGCCGCCTGCGCGCTGAAATCTCGAACTTCCTGAAGAATGCAGTCTTCAACGGCGTAAGCCTCCTGAATTCGGGGGCCAGCGACCGCGCGGTTATTTCGAACGTCAATGGTGAACTCTACACCATCAAGGCGCGCCCGATCGCCCAGAGCTCGCTCACGGCCGCGATCCTGGCAACGAACGCGGCGCTGAGCCAAGCGAGCGCCGCCGCGCTGATCCGCGCGACCGGCCAGTTCAGCAGGCTTGAGCTGGACGTCCTGCGCAAGCTGAACGAGCTCGGCGGGGACAGCCGCCGGATCAACAACCAGATCAACTTCAACTCCGTCATCATGAAGGCCACCGAAGAGGCGATGGGCGCGATGATTGACGCCGATCTGGCCAAGGACAGCGCACGCGTGCAGGCCTTGCAGATCAAGCAGCAGCTCGCGACCCAAACGCTGGGTGTCGCCAATCAGGCGCCGCAGGTTCTGCTGGGCCTGTTCCGCTAGCCGCGGGCAAGCCCAAACGGGCAGGCGCGATCCGGTCGAAAGGTCGAAGACGCGCCAAGGGACGGAGCGAAAAAGTCGAAGCGCCGCCGCAACCCGGGGAACCGGACTGCGGCGGCGCTTCGTGCTATCCGCCACACGGATTGTTCCCTATGCCCGCCTTTCAGGCACAACTCCCTTGAGGGAAAGTTCCAACCGGAGGGAACCGCCCGGCCGGTCAACTTGCTCTCACGGACAAATACAGGGGCGTGGCTTGATCCACGGGACCCGGCGGCGCTCCTGCTCCAGTCCGGCGACCGGCAGACACGTGCAAGGAGGCTCCCGGTGATCACCCTGTACGCATTCGCCACGCCCAATGGGCATAAGGCGTCGATCATGCTGGAGGAAGCCGGGCTGGCGTATCAGGTGCGGCGGCTCGAACTGCCCAGCGGCGACCACCTGACCAACGCGTACGGCAAGGTGAGCCCCATCCACAAGATTCCCGCCATCCTCGATGACATCGACGGCAGCTCCCACCGCGTGTTCGGATCCGGGGCCATCCTCCTCCATCTCGCCGTGAAGACAGGGAAGCTGCTGCCCCCCCGGGGTGTCGAGCGGGCGGAATCATTTTCCTGGTTGGAGTTCGGGGTCAGCGAT
This window harbors:
- a CDS encoding SAM-dependent methyltransferase, coding for MTDANQDAPEPLGATGYLAPEGFVDELVAELGEVSSVHGRLVFAPGPPRPAAWCHNIWIDPVRIPIASIKDGARRLKAIQRNWWPYAAGHFRRTELIQAQLPHVSAKPIVFPQPLPTAPLGSWTLLDPDTMVASACCTSPWPNGEPQFVEDRQAPPNRAYLKLWEAFSVTGRWPRPGERCLDMGASPGGWTWVLASLGADVTAVDKAPLDPRIAAMPNVRVRQESAFGLDPHDVGLVDWLCWDVICYPQRLRQLLDRWLAADTVRNLICTIKFQGPTDPAVVRDFQQIPGSTVRHLSQNKHELTWMRLTE
- a CDS encoding patatin-like phospholipase family protein produces the protein MKIGLVLGSGAARGWAHVGVLQVLQEAGIEPDIVCGTSVGALVGGAWLTGQLDPLQAWAKSIGLFGVLSLLDVTFSKGGLVTVEKAFERFRNEVTDVPMEQLRKPFGVVATELATGREVWIREGPMLHGIHASVAIPGLIPSVLHEGRWLVDGALVNPVPVSLARAMGADLVIAVNLNGDMPGLPRLTRHAQPRRIQVPENPLAQFGLRLGETTRALAQQFVKPKSPVPNVVEALAGAVDIMQDRITRSRLAGEPADVVIAPPIGHVGMLDFDQSEELIRLGRDAALAMRPAIDLAMKRAHRARGGALAGPAEAGAAG
- a CDS encoding YqaE/Pmp3 family membrane protein, with protein sequence MDILRILLAILLPPVGVFLQVGLGLHFWINILLTLLGYIPGIIHALWVIVRK
- a CDS encoding DUF4112 domain-containing protein, with product MMRDQTPEAARLMRLVRLADLMDSRWRIPLTRMRIGLDSVIGWVPVVGDMTGAAVGAWILLEAARMGAPPLLLARMAANLGIDWAVGTVPVLGDLFDMVFKSNRRNLRLLSEHFLNAKR
- a CDS encoding flagellin, with amino-acid sequence MVINSINTNSGAMIALQTLNRTNAELLAAQKRVSTGYRVNDAVDDGSAFAVAQGLRSNIASLGAVNQQLNVAKGVVSIALDAATKISDTLIKVRETLTKLADGNLSSTQRSQYNADARRLRAEISNFLKNAVFNGVSLLNSGASDRAVISNVNGELYTIKARPIAQSSLTAAILATNAALSQASAAALIRATGQFSRLELDVLRKLNELGGDSRRINNQINFNSVIMKATEEAMGAMIDADLAKDSARVQALQIKQQLATQTLGVANQAPQVLLGLFR
- a CDS encoding glutathione S-transferase C-terminal domain-containing protein, with amino-acid sequence MITLYAFATPNGHKASIMLEEAGLAYQVRRLELPSGDHLTNAYGKVSPIHKIPAILDDIDGSSHRVFGSGAILLHLAVKTGKLLPPRGVERAESFSWLEFGVSDLGPTAVDLFRFTVRAPEKLPYAIDLFKAEFKRCTDAMEERLAETAFLSGLDYTIADIACFPFIAVAVARPGFFDGYPALQRWHNTIAARPAVQRGIQALA